The Erigeron canadensis isolate Cc75 chromosome 4, C_canadensis_v1, whole genome shotgun sequence genome window below encodes:
- the LOC122597628 gene encoding uncharacterized protein LOC122597628: protein MARMLNQLTGSSESSVPNFGIEPLTGANFASWKDQLMLTLGMLDYDLAIRQDEPAAVTEQSTREHKAAYDRWEKANRLSLMLVKNTINLSIRGAIPDSDKVKEYLKSLEDHFKGSLKALASNLMLQMLTLKYDGSSGVREHIMKMTDMANKLKSLEMEVSDNFLVHFIMTSLPARFDTFKVNYNAMKDKWSTSDLILMCVQEKERLKLAQPESVHLTTTANSKKRKGRSCNFGNKTANKVPKTNPGAVASSSNPLSGKLHCKFCRANEHT, encoded by the exons ATGGCACGTATGCTGAATCAACTAACAGGTTCCTCGGAATCTTCAG TACCTAACTTTGGCATTGAGCCACTCACTGGCGCGAACTTCGCTTCTTGGAAGGATCAACTGATGCTGACTCTAGGCATGTTAGATTACGACCTTGCCATTCGTCAGGATGAACCTGCTGCCGTTACTGAGCAATCCACTAGGGAACATAAGGCGGCTTATGATAGATGGGAAAAGGCGAATCGCTTATCACTTATGCTGGTCAAGAACACAATCAACCTCAGCATCCGAGGAGCAATTCCTGATTCTGACAAAGTGAAGGAATACCTCAAATCTTTAGAGGATCATTTCAAGGGATCATTAAAGGCGCTGGCAAGTAACTTGATGCTGCAAATGCTTACTCTGAAATATGATGGTAGCAGTGGTGTTCGTGAACACATCATGAAGATGACTGACATGGCTAATAAGCTTAAGAGCCTTGAAATGGAAGTGTCAGATAACTTTCTTGTGCATTTCATCATGACATCCTTACCTGCTCGTTTTGACACCTTCAAAGTGAATTACAATGCTATGAAGGATAAGTGGTCAACGAGTGATCTAATTTTGATGTGTGTGCAAGAGAAGGAACGCCTCAAACTGGCACAGCCTGAGTCTGTTCATCTTACCACCACTGCTAATTCTAAGAAAAGGAAGGGTAGATCTTGTAATTTTGGTAATAAGACTGCAAATAAAGTCCCTAAGACCAATCCTGGTGCAGTTGCTTCTAGCTCTAATCCCTTGAGTGGCAAACTTCATTGTAAATTCTGTCGTGCAAATGAGCACACTTAG
- the LOC122597745 gene encoding uncharacterized protein LOC122597745, translating to MVAFSGFYTFGTIVQALLVWLIIPNYSWRWLMGAAIAPHFAASCLIWLVPESPRFLCEQGRVVAAHFVLVAGAAINSRKLPERTLIYDQVTSNVGIDQPVRTRGPLERLEEAHVGHGISSPSINHEDSTDSTLTLPLLNKSYANPNDFDSQETGSVFDGSPRSTRNNLGTLAQTDIVNDDNSANTGQNPLESVTGDFLGHLEESAHNSADISMYSPERTNSLTEIFDDEHDERHNDENDDERVNDANEISTIQDERLNIVNDDERQNDENEIHTIHDERSNDVNDDERQNDENEIRTIHDERFNDVNDDERQNDENEIHSIHDEGFNDVNDDERQNDENEIHIMVPQLPFSSSFGSGSHSITSILSPRWRRTTLLIWVLYFFNTFNYYEFVLLTFQSSPGSLFTAKDFKNSWPLRNVFIISLAEIPGLIIAAIMLNKFERKFSIIILLVAGAFVIFLIMFFQGKVLTLILMFLARMFMWSSFVLVQIYSTEAFPTTLRTTGVLVATALGNTRGTVWPIISSIIHESGYMLPFLLYEAKMLVTGLCVSLIPVGTTQRNLELPVQQNRPGD from the exons ATGGTTGCGTTTTCAGGCTTCTATACATTCGGAACGATAGTGCAAGCTCTTCTTGTTTGG TTGATAATCCCCAATTATAGTTGGAGATGGCTAATGGGAGCAGCTATAGCTCCCCATTTTGCTGCATCATGTCTCATTTGGTTGGTACCTGAATCTCCTAGATTTCTTTGTGAACAAGGACGAGTGGTTGCTGCACATTTTGTCTTGGTAGCAGGAGCTGCCATCAATAGTAGAAAACTACCTGAACGCACGCTCATTTATGATCAAGTAACTTCCAATGTGGGTATAGATCAGCCCGTAAGAACACGTGGACCTCTAGAGAGACTAGAGGAGGCCCACGTCGGGCATGGCATTAGTTCACCGTCAATAAATCATGAGGATTCAACCGACTCAACTCTAACCCTTCCTCTCTTAAATAAAAGTTATGccaatccaaatgattttgaTTCTCAAGAAACTGGTTCTGTTTTTGATGGTTCACCACGAAGTACTCGTAACAATTTGGGTACTTTGGCTCAAACAGATATAGTCAATGATGATAATTCTGCCAATACAGGTCAAAATCCTCTTGAATCTGTCACTGGTGACTTTCTTGGCCATTTAGAAGAAAGTGCTCACAATTCTGCTGACATTTCTATGTATTCACCAGAAAGAACTAATTCTTTGACTGAGATATTCGATGATGAGCATGATGAGAGACATAATGATGAGAATGATGATGAGAGAGTTAATGATGCGAATGAAATTTCTACCATTCAAGATGAGAGACTTAATATTGTAAATGATGATGAGAGGCAGAATGATGAGAATGAAATTCATACTATTCACGATGAGAGATCTAATGATGTGAATGATGATGAGAGGCAGAATGACGAGAATGAAATTCGTACCATTCATGATGAGAGATTCAATGATGTGAATGATGATGAGAGGCAGAATGATGAGAATGAAATTCATTCCATTCATGATGAGGGATTTAACGATGTGAATGATGATGAGAGACAGAATGATGAGAATGAAATTCATATAATGGTACCTCAGTTGccgttttcttcttcttttggaaGCGGTTCACATAGCATAACCTCGATTTTATCACCAAGGTGGAGGCGCACAACATTATTAATCTGggtattgtatttttttaacacGTTCAATTACTATGAATTTGTGCTCCTGACGTTCCAATCAAGCCCTGGCTCACTTTTTACTGCCAAAGATTTCAAGAATTCTTGGCCTTTGCGCAATGTTTTTATCATTAGCTTGGCGG AGATCCCTGGGCTTATAATTGCAGCTATTATGTTGAATAAGTTTGAACGCAAATTTTCAATCATAATCCTTCTGGTGGCAGGAGCATTTGTGATATTTCTTATAATGTTCTTTCAAGGCAAAGTGTTGACTCtgattttaatgtttttagCCCGCATGTTTATGTGGTCGAGCTTTGTATTGGTTCAGATTTATTCCACAGAG GCTTTTCCGACAACATTAAGAACAACCGGAGTTTTGGTGGCGACGGCGCTAGGTAACACCCGGGGGACGGTGTGGCCAATCATATCTAGCATAATTCATGAAAGTGGCTACATGCTCCCATTTCTGCTTTATGAGGCCAAAATGCTTGTAACCGGACTCTGTGTTTCGTTAATTCCGGTTGGGACCACACAGAGGAATTTGGAGCTACCTGTTCAACAAAATCGACCGGGGGATTAG
- the LOC122597629 gene encoding E3 ubiquitin-protein ligase RNF144A-like — protein sequence MADDLIIRIPKSLAQLSLLDDEDSLLVTCDICFEPVMFPNKQFQNSNRCIHRFCTDCVIRYIQTKLEDNVSDIKCPCTTCAHSLDPLSCRPIVSNRLFTRWCDALCESTALGFEGVYCPNNECSELIMNEFGDGNVKRCVCPACTKPFCFQCKVPWHDGYTCEETRDGNNVDFAVVCEKNGWNWKRCPKCGHCIEIDLYCYRVGCWILKCRFVLLNYFF from the coding sequence ATGGCGGATGATCTAATAATAAGAATTCCAAAGAGCCTAGCACAACTATCTCTTCTGGATGATGAAGATTCATTGTTGGTCACATGCGACATCTGCTTTGAACCCGTGATGTTTCCGAACAAACAGTTCCAAAACAGCAATCGATGCATCCACCGGTTCTGCACGGATTGTGTCATcagatatatacaaacaaaactCGAAGACAACGTCTCAGACATCAAATGCCCTTGCACCACATGTGCTCACTCTCTCGATCCCCTGTCATGCCGCCCCATTGTTTCAAACCGGCTGTTCACCCGATGGTGTGACGCGTTATGTGAGTCGACGGCGTTGGGCTTTGAAGGAGTTTATTGCCCTAACAACGAGTGCTCGGAGTTGATTATGAACGAGTTTGGGGATGGCAATGTGAAGAGATGTGTTTGCCCTGCTTGCACGAAACCCTTTTGTTTCCAGTGTAAGGTTCCGTGGCATGATGGCTACACGTGCGAAGAGACGAGGGACGGAAACAATGTCGATTTTGCTGTGGTTTGCGAGAAGAATGGATGGAACTGGAAGAGATGCCCCAAGTGTGGCCACTGTATTGAGATTGATCTATATTGTTACAGAGTTGGTTGCTGGATTCTTAAATGCAGGTTTGttcttcttaattattttttctag